The following are encoded together in the Salvia hispanica cultivar TCC Black 2014 chromosome 6, UniMelb_Shisp_WGS_1.0, whole genome shotgun sequence genome:
- the LOC125192634 gene encoding DEAD-box ATP-dependent RNA helicase 1 — MAEMAAEKKKKRSVPVIPWMRDPVDVSLSDSCPLSSIPFLDSRLESALRSKGFDSLFPVQAAVWHETIGPGSFERDLCINSPTGSGKTLAYALPIVQMLSTRTIKCLRALVVLPTRDLAVQVKEVFAALAPAVGLSVGLAVGQSSIADEISELITKPTMGSGVCCDSDDFSPEIRSSVDILVATPGRLMDHINHTKGFTVEHLCYLVVDETDRLLREAYQSWLPTVLQLAQSSTNSQFPFGDAINRPAFGFLKTVRSFGVERGFKGKPYPRLAKMVLSATLTQDPSKLAQLDLHHPLFLTTGKSRYQFPENLKSYKLVCTSRLKPLYLLALLGTLQGEKCIVFTSSVESNHRLCTLLNFFDDLQIKIKEYSRLQRQSVRSKTLRSFREGETQVLISSDAMTRGMDVEGVKNVINYDMPRFIKTYIHRAGRTARAGQSGRCFTLLRNDEVIRFKKLLQKADNESCAEYSVPSESVEALRTMYTTALERLKESVESEKHKKSRINIKSRGVAKKNDKSA; from the exons TTCGATTCACTGTTTCCGGTGCAGGCGGCTGTTTGGCATGAGACAATCGGTCCTGGTTCATTCGAGCGCGATCTCTGCATAAATTCACCTACGGGGAGCGGGAAGACCCTCGCCTATGCTCTTCCGATTGTGCAGATGCTTTCCACCCGCACGATTAAATGCCTTCGAGCTCTGGTGGTGCTTCCTACTCGCGACTTGGCTGTGCAG GTGAAGGAAGTTTTTGCTGCTTTGGCACCTGCGGTGGGATTGTCGGTGGGCTTAGCAGTTGGTCAATCGTCTATTGCAGATGAAATCTCTGAGCTTATCACGAAACCTACTATGGGTAGTGGTGTTTGTTGTGATTCTGATGATTTCAGCCCGGAGATAAGAAGTTCAGTAGACATACTTGTAGCAACACCTGGACGGCTGATGGACCACATTAACCATACCAAGGGCTTCACAGTCGAGCATCTTTGTTATCTC GTGGTTGATGAAACAGACCGATTGCTTAGGGAAGCTTATCAATCCTGGCTGCCTACTGTCCTTCAGTTGGCACAGTCTTCAACTAATAGTCAGTTTCCCTTTGGGGACGCCATCAACCGCCCTGCATTTGGCTTCCTAAAGACAGTTAGGAGTTT TGGTGTCGAGAGGGGCTTTAAGGGTAAGCCATATCCACGGCTTGCGAAGATGGTTCTGTCAGCCACACTAACTCAGGACCCAAGTAAGCTCGCTCAACTCGATCTTCACCATCCATTGTTCTTGACGACTGGAAAAAGCCGGTACCAGTTCCCTGAGAATTTGAAATCTTATAAATTG GTGTGTACATCAAGGCTTAAACCACTTTATCTACTTGCACTTTTGGGAACTTTGCAAGGGGAGAAATGTATTGTTTTCACTTCATCTGTGGAGTCCAATCACCGACTCTGCACTTTGTTGAATTTCTTTGATGACCTTCAAATTAAGATTAAAGAGTACTCTCGTCTTCAACGTCAGTCTGTAAGAAG CAAAACATTGAGGTCATTTAGAGAAGGAGAAACACAAGTTCTTATATCCTCTGATGCAATGACTCGTGGAATGGATGTTGAAGGGGTTAAAAATGTAATCAATTATGACATGCCCCGATTCATCAAGACCTATATTCACCGTGCTGGTCGAACTGCGAGGGCTGGGCAGAGTGGCCGTTGCTTTACACTTCTGCGCAACGATGAG GTTATTCGATTTAAGAAACTTTTACAAAAAGCCGACAACGAATCCTGTGCCGAATATTCTGTTCCATCTGAATCGGTAGAGGCACTTCGTACCATGTATACCACAG CTCTGGAGAGATTAAAAGAGAGCGTTGAATCAGAAAAGCACAAGAAATCCAGGATTAATATCAAGAGCCGCGGCGTTGCTaagaaaaatgacaaatcTGCTTAA